One Chloroflexota bacterium DNA window includes the following coding sequences:
- a CDS encoding molybdopterin-dependent oxidoreductase: protein MNIQFTLNGQSKTFSCAPGETLMSLLRRSGMWSVKHGCETGECGACSVLIDGKLTPTCVMLAAQADGHSIVANESLNIGPSLHPIHQAFAETGAIQCGYCTPAMALAAKQLLEKEPRPTEAQVRDALSGVLCRCTGYVKPVEAILRVAAVLRGEAVPPIDGGHAIPIESLFGASMRPFEEPPSPATGGGVQTQSRLITFPTVDTKPTTEVVGRPETKVDAVKLAKGKPVFADDVDLPGMLHAAMLTSPHAHARIKHIDASKARVLPGVHAVLTYQDVPRVIYASGGQTWPNPKPWDQVSLDSKVRHVGDRVAVVAAESPEIAKEAVKLIEVEYEVLPSAFTPDEAMKPGAPIIHDEPDAVGINDAGRNIAATIHTTIGDIDKGLAESDHVFERTYHVHQVQQAHIEPHIVVTYWDEDERLVIRTSTQVPFHVRRMVAPLLGLPVKRIRVIKPRIGGGFGGKQEMLIEDLCAHLTIATSRPVRFEYTREQEFTSARSRHPQTITYRAGVKKDGTLNALHMHIVENTGAYGTHGLTVCSVAGMRGLATYKSPHMLLEAEIVYTNIPTPGAFRGYGAPQGLFALECLMEEIALEMGLDPVEFRLKNAVKVGDPVAITGAVGEGDHEAAAQIVQTCALPECVEQGAAAIAWDRKLDPASAWRVDPKRPHIRRGLGMAVAMHGTAIAGLDMGAASIKMNDDGSFNVLVGATDLGTGSDTVLAQIAAETLGVPLNDVVIYSSDTDFTPFDTGAYASSTTYISGGAVKKAAEKVRAQIFERAAKMLKTSLEGMSLKGRSVFAPNGESVTLEAVALNSLHTEDQQQIMATASHMSPHSPPPFAAQYAEVEVDTQTGQVTVTKLVMAVDCGTAINPQTSIGQIEGGQVQALGYAVSEEMAYDENGRSLATRFGDYHIFAADEVPEVQAILVPTYEPSGPFGAKAVAEIPMDGVAPAVANAVFDAVGVRIRDLPLTPEKVWKAMKAQ, encoded by the coding sequence ATGAACATTCAATTCACCCTCAACGGGCAATCCAAAACATTCTCCTGCGCGCCGGGCGAGACGCTCATGTCGCTCTTGCGGCGCTCCGGCATGTGGAGCGTCAAGCACGGCTGTGAGACCGGCGAGTGCGGCGCGTGTTCGGTGTTGATTGACGGCAAGTTGACGCCGACTTGTGTGATGCTGGCCGCGCAAGCCGACGGTCACTCCATCGTTGCCAACGAGTCGCTCAACATCGGCCCAAGCCTGCATCCGATCCATCAGGCGTTTGCCGAGACGGGCGCGATCCAGTGCGGCTACTGCACCCCGGCGATGGCTCTGGCCGCGAAGCAATTGCTGGAGAAGGAGCCGAGGCCCACCGAAGCGCAAGTGCGCGACGCCTTGAGCGGCGTGCTCTGCCGTTGCACTGGCTACGTGAAACCGGTGGAAGCGATTCTGCGGGTGGCGGCGGTTCTGCGCGGCGAGGCGGTTCCACCCATTGATGGCGGCCACGCCATTCCCATCGAGTCGCTCTTCGGCGCGTCCATGCGCCCATTTGAAGAGCCGCCTTCCCCGGCAACCGGCGGCGGCGTTCAGACTCAATCGCGCCTCATCACCTTCCCCACCGTTGACACCAAGCCCACCACCGAAGTCGTCGGTCGCCCCGAAACCAAAGTGGACGCGGTCAAACTGGCGAAGGGCAAACCCGTTTTTGCCGACGACGTTGATCTGCCGGGAATGTTGCACGCGGCCATGCTCACCAGCCCGCACGCTCACGCCCGCATCAAACACATTGACGCCAGCAAAGCCAGAGTCTTGCCCGGCGTTCATGCCGTGCTCACTTATCAGGATGTGCCGCGCGTGATCTACGCCTCGGGTGGACAGACCTGGCCCAACCCCAAGCCCTGGGATCAGGTGTCGCTCGACTCGAAAGTGCGGCACGTGGGCGACCGAGTGGCCGTCGTGGCGGCGGAGTCGCCGGAGATTGCCAAAGAAGCGGTGAAGCTAATCGAAGTTGAGTACGAAGTTCTGCCTTCAGCCTTCACGCCCGACGAGGCGATGAAACCCGGCGCGCCGATCATCCACGACGAGCCGGACGCGGTGGGCATCAACGACGCCGGCCGCAACATCGCCGCCACGATTCACACGACGATTGGCGACATTGACAAAGGCTTGGCCGAGTCCGATCACGTCTTCGAGCGAACGTATCACGTCCACCAAGTTCAGCAGGCGCACATTGAGCCGCACATCGTAGTCACTTACTGGGACGAAGACGAGCGGCTGGTGATTCGCACCAGCACTCAGGTTCCGTTTCATGTGCGGCGCATGGTAGCCCCTCTGCTCGGCCTGCCCGTCAAGCGCATTCGCGTCATCAAGCCCCGCATCGGCGGCGGCTTCGGCGGCAAGCAGGAAATGCTCATCGAAGACCTGTGCGCCCACCTGACCATTGCCACTAGCCGCCCGGTGCGTTTTGAATATACCCGCGAACAGGAGTTCACCAGCGCCCGCTCGCGCCACCCGCAAACCATCACTTACCGCGCTGGGGTGAAGAAGGACGGCACGCTCAATGCGCTTCACATGCATATTGTGGAGAACACGGGCGCGTACGGCACGCACGGCCTCACCGTGTGCAGTGTGGCCGGCATGAGAGGCCTCGCCACTTACAAGAGTCCGCACATGTTGCTCGAGGCCGAGATCGTCTACACGAACATCCCCACACCCGGCGCGTTTCGCGGCTACGGCGCGCCGCAAGGCCTCTTCGCCCTCGAATGTTTGATGGAAGAGATTGCGCTGGAGATGGGCCTCGACCCGGTTGAGTTCCGCTTGAAGAACGCGGTGAAGGTGGGCGACCCGGTGGCAATCACCGGCGCGGTGGGCGAAGGCGATCACGAGGCCGCGGCTCAGATCGTGCAGACCTGCGCCCTGCCCGAATGTGTGGAGCAAGGGGCCGCCGCCATTGCCTGGGATCGTAAACTCGATCCTGCATCTGCCTGGCGTGTCGATCCGAAACGGCCTCACATCCGGCGCGGGCTGGGCATGGCCGTCGCTATGCACGGCACAGCCATCGCCGGACTCGACATGGGCGCGGCCAGCATCAAGATGAACGACGATGGCAGTTTCAACGTCCTGGTCGGGGCCACCGACCTGGGCACCGGCTCGGACACGGTGCTGGCCCAGATCGCCGCCGAGACTCTCGGCGTGCCGTTGAACGACGTCGTCATCTACTCATCCGACACCGACTTCACCCCGTTTGACACCGGCGCTTACGCTTCCAGCACCACCTACATTTCCGGCGGCGCAGTGAAGAAAGCCGCCGAGAAAGTGCGCGCCCAAATTTTCGAGCGCGCCGCCAAAATGCTCAAGACTTCGCTCGAAGGCATGTCGCTCAAAGGCCGCTCGGTCTTTGCGCCCAACGGCGAAAGCGTGACGTTGGAAGCTGTGGCCCTCAACAGCCTGCACACCGAAGACCAGCAACAGATCATGGCCACCGCTTCGCACATGTCGCCGCACTCGCCGCCGCCCTTCGCTGCCCAATACGCCGAAGTGGAAGTGGACACCCAGACCGGTCAGGTGACGGTGACTAAACTGGTGATGGCCGTTGACTGCGGCACAGCCATCAATCCGCAAACGTCCATCGGCCAGATCGAAGGCGGGCAGGTGCAGGCTCTCGGTTACGCCGTCTCTGAAGAAATGGCCTACGACGAAAACGGGCGCTCGCTCGCCACGCGCTTCGGCGACTACCACATCTTTGCCGCCGACGAAGTGCCCGAAGTGCAAGCCATCCTTGTGCCAACTTACGAGCCGAGCGGCCCGTTCGGCGCGAAAGCCGTGGCCGAGATTCCGATGGACGGCGTCGCGCCCGCCGTCGCCAATGCCGTGTTCGACGCCGTCGGCGTCCGCATCCGCGATCTGCCGCTCACGCCGGAAAAGGTGTGGAAGGCGATGAAGGCACAGTAA
- the thrC gene encoding threonine synthase has product MDKAVSNFLGYRCSLCGAEYAPDAVQYVCPKHGDTGNLDVVLDYAAINRAASPDSISASPDFSIWRYLPLLPVSFPFPSLTPLSAVGWTPLYRADRLAADLNLRNVFVKDDGRNPTASFKDRASAVVVARGREIKAEVIAAASTGNAGAALAGMAAAVAQPVVILAPETAPPAKVAQLLMFGARVVLVKGNYDQAFDLTLEASREFGWYCRNTGYNPFTAEGKKTAAFEMCEQFTQISNNQLPITKWLAPDRVFVSVGDGNIISGIHKGFKDLLALGWIDKMPKLMGVQAEGSAACANAWAADTETITPVSANTLADSISVDLPRDGVRAVRAVRDTSGEYVVVSDEEILAAMRDLARGAAVFAEPAGATAYAGLVKAARSGLVKADETILVMNTGNGLKDVKSAMRAAGEAVRIEPELSALKAHFQNRPYRK; this is encoded by the coding sequence ATGGATAAAGCTGTGAGCAATTTTTTAGGCTACCGCTGTTCGTTGTGCGGCGCGGAGTACGCGCCCGATGCCGTTCAATACGTTTGCCCTAAACACGGCGACACAGGCAACCTCGACGTTGTCTTAGATTATGCCGCAATCAACCGCGCGGCCTCGCCCGACTCGATCTCAGCCTCGCCCGACTTTTCCATTTGGCGCTATCTGCCTCTTTTGCCAGTATCATTTCCGTTCCCTTCGTTAACTCCGTTGTCCGCTGTTGGCTGGACGCCACTTTATCGCGCCGACCGCCTCGCCGCCGATCTCAATTTGCGAAACGTGTTTGTGAAGGACGATGGCCGCAACCCGACCGCCTCGTTCAAAGATCGCGCCTCGGCGGTGGTGGTCGCGCGAGGGCGCGAGATCAAGGCTGAGGTGATCGCGGCGGCTTCCACCGGCAACGCGGGCGCGGCTCTGGCCGGGATGGCCGCCGCTGTCGCCCAACCCGTCGTCATCCTGGCCCCCGAAACCGCGCCGCCGGCAAAAGTCGCACAGTTGTTGATGTTTGGAGCGCGGGTGGTTTTGGTGAAGGGCAACTACGACCAGGCGTTTGACCTGACGCTGGAGGCCTCGCGCGAGTTCGGCTGGTATTGCCGCAACACCGGCTACAACCCGTTCACGGCTGAGGGCAAGAAGACGGCGGCGTTTGAGATGTGCGAGCAGTTCACGCAAATCTCCAATAACCAATTACCAATAACCAAATGGCTTGCCCCCGATCGCGTCTTCGTCTCAGTCGGCGATGGCAATATCATCTCCGGCATTCACAAGGGCTTCAAGGATTTGCTGGCCCTCGGCTGGATTGATAAGATGCCAAAGTTGATGGGTGTGCAGGCCGAAGGCTCGGCGGCGTGCGCCAACGCCTGGGCGGCGGACACCGAAACCATCACGCCTGTGTCAGCCAACACCCTCGCCGACAGCATTTCGGTGGACTTGCCGCGCGACGGCGTGCGGGCGGTGCGGGCCGTGCGCGACACCAGCGGCGAATATGTCGTCGTCAGCGACGAGGAAATTTTGGCGGCGATGCGCGACCTGGCGCGCGGGGCGGCGGTCTTCGCCGAGCCGGCCGGGGCCACGGCTTATGCCGGCCTGGTCAAAGCGGCGCGGAGTGGCCTGGTGAAAGCGGACGAAACGATTCTAGTGATGAACACCGGCAACGGTTTGAAGGACGTGAAGTCGGCGATGCGGGCGGCGGGCGAGGCGGTGCGCATTGAGCCGGAGTTGTCGGCGTTGAAGGCGCATTTTCAGAATAGACCTTATCGGAAATAA
- a CDS encoding EF2563 family selenium-dependent molybdenum hydroxylase system protein: MQTLAAAPLVLIRGGGDLATGIAHRLRRAGLAVLVTELPQPLTVRRAVAFAEAVYEGEIEVEGITARRAPDLQAALICINVGEVAVLVDDVGLSLPRLQPPIVVDARMAKQPLDTRLTDAPLVIGIGPGFVAGENCHAVVETNRGHNLGRVYWQGCAETDTGQPEAVQGFTGQRVLRAPSDGLFIGHARIGDKIKAGEALASVAGQPIITTFDGVLRGILHDGIPVTAGMKVGDLDPRGRPDYCFTISDKARAVGGGVLEAILAGVDKRRPQPGNSTTNSQGVSA; this comes from the coding sequence ATGCAAACTTTGGCGGCGGCCCCGCTGGTGCTCATTCGCGGCGGCGGCGACCTCGCTACCGGCATCGCCCACCGCCTGCGCCGCGCCGGGCTGGCCGTGCTCGTCACCGAACTGCCTCAGCCGCTCACCGTGCGCCGGGCGGTCGCGTTTGCCGAGGCGGTTTACGAAGGCGAGATCGAGGTTGAAGGGATCACGGCCAGGCGCGCACCTGATCTTCAAGCGGCGCTGATCTGCATCAACGTCGGGGAAGTCGCCGTGCTGGTGGATGACGTTGGCCTGTCCCTCCCCCGCCTTCAGCCGCCCATCGTCGTGGATGCTCGCATGGCGAAACAACCGCTCGACACGCGCCTGACCGACGCGCCGCTCGTCATTGGCATCGGGCCGGGCTTTGTCGCCGGAGAAAATTGCCACGCGGTGGTGGAGACTAATCGTGGCCACAACCTGGGCCGCGTCTACTGGCAGGGTTGCGCCGAAACCGACACCGGCCAGCCCGAAGCCGTGCAAGGCTTTACCGGTCAGCGTGTGCTACGCGCTCCGAGTGATGGCCTGTTCATCGGTCACGCTCGCATCGGCGACAAAATCAAAGCCGGTGAGGCGCTGGCAAGCGTCGCCGGCCAACCGATCATCACCACCTTCGACGGCGTCTTGCGCGGGATTTTACACGACGGCATCCCCGTCACCGCCGGGATGAAAGTGGGCGACCTTGACCCGCGTGGCCGCCCTGACTACTGTTTCACCATCTCCGACAAAGCCCGGGCCGTGGGCGGCGGAGTCTTGGAAGCAATCCTGGCCGGGGTGGACAAAAGGCGGCCTCAACCTGGAAATTCAACAACAAACTCTCAAGGAGTATCAGCATGA
- a CDS encoding FAD binding domain-containing protein, whose protein sequence is MPIREYQRPKDLPAAQAALRQPGATPLMFGPRLPDDPFAGLDTVVDVSRLELNYIRASDAAIRIGAATPLQAIVESPEVQGEAHGLLAEAARLVAPLTLRNLATIGGASQAKDGPPEVKLALLVLDATRAPGDPLAEIVLPRSPQPSPGAALARVARSPRDEAIVAAAAKLSVESGLCRNVRLAVAGDSAQPLRVTSAEILLEGQPWSEDKLRAVVERVLAEAQPVGDYRGSAEYRKEMAGVLARRVLAEARERANN, encoded by the coding sequence ATGCCCATTCGCGAGTATCAACGCCCCAAAGATTTGCCCGCCGCCCAGGCCGCCCTGCGCCAGCCAGGGGCAACACCGCTGATGTTTGGGCCGCGTCTGCCCGACGATCCGTTTGCGGGCCTGGATACGGTGGTAGACGTGAGCCGGTTGGAACTCAACTATATTCGCGCGAGCGATGCGGCGATTCGAATCGGAGCCGCCACGCCACTGCAAGCGATTGTCGAGTCGCCGGAAGTGCAAGGTGAAGCGCATGGCCTGCTGGCCGAAGCCGCCCGGTTGGTTGCGCCCCTCACGCTTCGCAACCTGGCGACGATTGGCGGGGCTTCGCAGGCAAAAGACGGCCCGCCCGAAGTGAAGCTGGCCTTGCTGGTGTTGGATGCAACCCGCGCGCCCGGTGATCCTCTAGCCGAAATTGTTCTGCCGCGCTCGCCGCAACCAAGCCCGGGCGCGGCCCTGGCGCGAGTGGCCCGCTCGCCGCGTGACGAGGCCATTGTGGCCGCCGCCGCGAAGTTGTCCGTTGAGAGCGGCCTGTGTCGAAACGTGAGGCTGGCTGTCGCCGGAGATTCTGCCCAACCCCTGCGTGTGACAAGCGCCGAAATTTTGTTGGAAGGCCAGCCGTGGAGTGAAGATAAACTGCGCGCCGTCGTGGAGCGCGTGTTAGCCGAAGCGCAACCTGTCGGCGATTATCGCGGTAGCGCCGAGTATCGAAAAGAAATGGCCGGTGTGCTGGCTCGCCGCGTACTGGCTGAAGCCCGGGAACGCGCCAATAACTAA
- the serC gene encoding 3-phosphoserine/phosphohydroxythreonine transaminase — MTTSKHVHNFNAGPAVLPRPVLEKAQAELLDYNGCGLSVMEMSHRSAEFEGLIKQAEADLRTLLGLPSNYKVMFLQGGATLQFAMLPMNLRPAGASADYVVSGVWGKTAHKEADKLGPTRLAASTEKTGFDRLPALSDLDLDPKAAYLHITANETIHGNEWPDGVQPAPSDGVPLVCDMSSDFLSRPVDVSKYALIYAGAQKNAGPAGTTVVIIRDDLLARVPPKMPVMLDYKVLAESGSLHNTPPSFAIYIVGLVFRWLLDLGGLTEIAKRNEAKANLVYQVIDRSGGFYRGHAQPESRSKMNIPFRLPSEELEKQFVKESEKQGLIGLKGHRSVGGLRASLYNALPHESAEVLAQFMIEFQRANG; from the coding sequence ATGACAACATCAAAACACGTTCATAACTTCAACGCCGGCCCGGCGGTTCTGCCGCGCCCGGTGCTCGAAAAGGCTCAGGCCGAACTGCTCGACTATAACGGTTGCGGCCTTTCGGTGATGGAGATGAGTCACCGCTCGGCGGAATTTGAAGGGCTGATCAAGCAGGCCGAAGCTGATCTGCGGACTCTCCTCGGCCTGCCCTCAAATTACAAGGTGATGTTTTTACAGGGCGGGGCGACTCTGCAATTCGCCATGTTGCCCATGAACCTCCGCCCCGCCGGAGCCTCCGCCGATTACGTGGTCAGCGGAGTGTGGGGCAAGACGGCCCACAAAGAAGCCGACAAGCTCGGCCCGACTCGCCTGGCCGCCTCGACCGAGAAGACAGGCTTTGATCGTTTGCCCGCCCTCTCTGATCTCGACCTTGATCCCAAAGCCGCTTACTTGCACATCACCGCCAACGAAACGATTCACGGCAACGAGTGGCCGGACGGCGTGCAACCGGCTCCGTCCGACGGCGTGCCGCTGGTGTGCGATATGTCGTCCGACTTTTTGAGCAGGCCAGTGGACGTATCCAAATACGCGCTGATTTACGCGGGCGCGCAAAAGAACGCCGGCCCGGCGGGAACAACCGTCGTCATCATTCGCGACGACCTGCTGGCCCGCGTGCCGCCGAAGATGCCGGTCATGCTCGACTACAAAGTGCTGGCCGAGTCTGGCTCACTGCACAACACACCGCCCTCGTTCGCCATTTACATCGTCGGCCTGGTGTTCCGTTGGCTGTTGGATCTCGGCGGCCTGACCGAGATCGCCAAACGTAACGAAGCGAAGGCCAACCTAGTCTATCAGGTCATTGATCGCAGTGGCGGTTTCTATCGGGGCCACGCCCAGCCGGAGAGCCGATCCAAGATGAATATCCCTTTTCGCCTGCCCTCCGAAGAGTTGGAAAAGCAATTCGTGAAGGAGTCGGAGAAGCAGGGCCTGATCGGACTCAAGGGCCACCGCTCGGTGGGCGGCTTGCGCGCTTCGCTCTACAACGCCCTGCCGCACGAGTCAGCGGAAGTGCTGGCCCAGTTCATGATTGAGTTCCAGCGCGCGAATGGATAA
- the npdG gene encoding NADPH-dependent F420 reductase, with protein sequence MPHRRHTLTTIAILGGTGHEGFGLGARWARAGHTIIIGSRAAEKAEAAANELNAQLGANSVRGLENPAAAQAAEIVVIAVPYSAHAPTLESVREAVQGKIFVDVTVPLVPPKVSRVQMPAAGSASQEAQNLLGPNVKVVTAFQSISAEHLKDPDRAIDCDVLVCGDDKEAKAVVIGLAADAGMKAWDAGPLANAVVVEGLTSVLIGLNQKHKVKSSGIKITGIN encoded by the coding sequence ATCCCTCACAGGAGACACACATTGACGACAATCGCTATCCTCGGTGGCACCGGCCACGAAGGCTTTGGGCTTGGAGCGCGCTGGGCCAGAGCCGGGCACACCATCATCATCGGCTCGCGCGCGGCGGAGAAGGCCGAGGCCGCGGCCAATGAACTCAACGCGCAACTCGGCGCGAACAGCGTTCGCGGCCTTGAAAACCCGGCGGCGGCTCAGGCGGCGGAGATTGTGGTGATCGCCGTCCCGTACTCGGCCCACGCTCCCACCCTCGAAAGCGTGCGCGAGGCCGTGCAGGGTAAAATCTTTGTGGATGTGACCGTGCCCCTCGTCCCGCCCAAAGTGTCACGGGTGCAAATGCCTGCCGCTGGGTCGGCCAGCCAGGAAGCGCAGAACTTGCTTGGTCCCAATGTCAAAGTGGTGACAGCTTTCCAGAGCATCTCTGCCGAACATCTCAAAGACCCTGACCGCGCAATTGATTGCGATGTGCTGGTGTGCGGCGATGATAAAGAGGCGAAGGCAGTGGTGATCGGGTTGGCCGCCGATGCCGGAATGAAGGCCTGGGACGCCGGGCCGCTCGCCAACGCCGTGGTGGTCGAGGGCCTCACTTCAGTCCTCATCGGCCTTAATCAGAAACACAAAGTCAAATCGTCGGGCATCAAAATCACCGGCATCAACTAA
- a CDS encoding YgeY family selenium metabolism-linked hydrolase, translating into MTTKVTPETVKQIQSRVAEQRETLIKFMREICAIPSMDSQIGPVGERIQAEMKKLGYDEVRFDKMGNTVGRIGNGPKKIVFDSHIDTVGIGDRSAWQWDPFEGKVEDGVLYARGACDEKGSTPGMVYGLAIARDLGLLDGWTAYYFGNMEEWCDGIAPNTFAEVDPKVRPDFVVIGEPTRMQVYRGHKGRVEIKVVSKGKSAHAASNHLGDNAIYKLLPLLAGIRDLEPQLGDHEFLGHGKITVSDMQVKTPSINAVPDEATVFIDRRLTFGEDKNAAIEQVRSLIPPEHRSSITVEEMFYQNPSYTGFVFPVDKYFPAWAYEDSHPLVQAGQAARKLIGLAEALSGKWSFSTNGIYWAGKARIASIGFGPGDEVTAHTVNDSVSLDDMVKATEFYAVLPGLL; encoded by the coding sequence ATGACAACCAAAGTTACGCCCGAAACCGTCAAACAAATTCAATCCCGCGTCGCCGAGCAACGCGAGACCCTCATCAAATTCATGCGCGAGATTTGCGCCATCCCCTCGATGGACTCGCAGATCGGGCCGGTGGGCGAGCGCATTCAGGCCGAAATGAAGAAGCTTGGCTACGACGAGGTGCGCTTCGACAAGATGGGCAACACGGTCGGGCGCATTGGCAATGGGCCGAAGAAGATTGTGTTCGACTCGCACATTGACACCGTCGGCATCGGCGACCGCTCGGCCTGGCAATGGGATCCGTTTGAGGGCAAAGTGGAAGATGGGGTTTTGTACGCGCGCGGCGCTTGCGACGAGAAGGGTAGCACGCCGGGCATGGTTTATGGTTTGGCTATTGCCCGCGATCTCGGTTTGCTAGACGGCTGGACGGCGTACTATTTTGGCAACATGGAAGAGTGGTGCGATGGCATTGCTCCCAACACCTTCGCCGAAGTGGATCCTAAAGTGCGCCCCGACTTTGTGGTGATTGGCGAGCCGACGCGGATGCAGGTCTATCGCGGCCACAAAGGACGGGTGGAGATCAAGGTCGTGTCCAAAGGCAAGAGCGCCCACGCGGCCAGCAACCATTTGGGGGACAACGCTATCTACAAACTGCTCCCACTGCTCGCCGGCATCCGTGACCTGGAGCCGCAATTAGGCGACCACGAATTTCTCGGCCACGGCAAAATCACTGTGAGCGACATGCAGGTGAAGACCCCCAGCATCAACGCTGTGCCCGACGAAGCCACCGTTTTCATTGACCGCCGCCTGACGTTTGGCGAGGACAAGAATGCCGCCATTGAGCAAGTGCGTTCGCTCATCCCGCCCGAACATCGCAGTTCAATCACCGTTGAGGAGATGTTCTACCAAAACCCGTCGTACACCGGCTTCGTCTTCCCGGTGGACAAATACTTTCCGGCCTGGGCTTACGAGGACTCGCACCCGCTGGTGCAAGCCGGGCAGGCGGCGCGCAAACTCATCGGGTTGGCCGAGGCGCTGAGCGGCAAGTGGAGTTTTAGCACCAATGGCATTTACTGGGCAGGCAAGGCCAGGATCGCATCCATTGGTTTCGGGCCGGGCGACGAAGTGACGGCCCACACCGTGAACGACTCGGTGTCGCTGGACGACATGGTGAAGGCGACCGAGTTCTACGCGGTTCTGCCGGGGTTGCTGTAA
- a CDS encoding LLM class flavin-dependent oxidoreductase: protein MTQRVALYLQDAHPLQDGIKYAQYAESKGFEAVWQAESRLVRDAVVPMAAFAATTSKIKIGSGVINNWTRNIGLLAATWLTLDDLAPNRMICGIGAWWDPLAKNVGIERKKPLLAMRETIEVMRRLLRMENVTFHGEFHHVTGIELDVVHGRREPRNVPIYIGATGDQMMELTGEIADGAVLNYCVPPEYNDKALELLDKGAKKSGRRLEDIDRPQLVVCSVDHDRKKAIEAAKVLLTQYLAQQPHIAKASGVSEDIVKKVQSILGWPATKEQVHEAMQFVPDDFVLKISATGTPDEARAKVQEYIKRGCTCPILYPMSDPYLMIDTFTQA from the coding sequence ATGACTCAGCGAGTCGCTCTTTATTTGCAGGACGCTCACCCGTTGCAAGACGGGATCAAATATGCGCAGTACGCCGAGAGCAAGGGCTTCGAGGCGGTGTGGCAGGCCGAGAGCCGGCTGGTGCGCGATGCCGTTGTGCCCATGGCGGCCTTCGCCGCCACCACTTCCAAAATCAAAATTGGATCGGGCGTGATCAACAACTGGACGCGCAACATCGGCCTGCTGGCCGCCACCTGGTTGACGCTGGATGATCTTGCGCCCAATCGCATGATCTGCGGCATTGGCGCCTGGTGGGATCCGCTGGCGAAAAATGTCGGCATCGAGCGCAAGAAGCCTCTGCTGGCCATGCGCGAGACCATCGAGGTTATGCGCCGCTTGTTGCGGATGGAGAACGTCACCTTTCATGGCGAGTTTCACCACGTGACCGGCATTGAGTTGGACGTGGTGCATGGCCGCCGCGAGCCGCGCAACGTGCCGATCTACATCGGGGCAACCGGCGACCAGATGATGGAACTAACCGGCGAGATCGCCGACGGCGCGGTGCTCAACTACTGTGTGCCGCCCGAATATAACGACAAAGCCCTCGAACTGCTTGATAAGGGCGCGAAGAAATCCGGGCGGCGGCTCGAAGACATTGACCGCCCGCAGTTGGTCGTGTGTTCGGTGGATCACGACCGCAAGAAAGCGATTGAGGCGGCCAAAGTCTTGCTCACCCAGTACCTTGCCCAACAGCCGCACATCGCCAAAGCCTCCGGCGTCAGCGAAGACATCGTCAAGAAAGTGCAATCCATCCTCGGCTGGCCGGCCACCAAAGAGCAGGTTCACGAAGCCATGCAGTTCGTGCCCGACGACTTCGTGCTGAAGATTTCGGCCACCGGCACACCCGACGAAGCGCGAGCCAAAGTGCAGGAATACATTAAGCGCGGTTGCACCTGCCCGATCCTCTATCCAATGAGCGATCCCTATTTGATGATTGACACCTTCACCCAAGCATGA
- a CDS encoding adenosine-specific kinase — protein sequence MELSTVKIEKPETINFILGQSHFIKTVEDIHEALVNAVPGIKFGLAFCEASGKCLIRWTGTDEAMIELARRNAQTVGAGHSFIIFLGDGFYPINVLNTIKAVPEICGVFCATANPVEVVIAKTDQGRGILGVVDGFSPKGIEGDEDIAWRKGFLRQIGYKS from the coding sequence ATGGAACTCTCAACTGTCAAGATCGAAAAACCGGAAACCATCAACTTCATCCTCGGCCAGTCGCACTTCATCAAAACCGTCGAGGACATTCACGAGGCGCTGGTTAACGCCGTGCCGGGGATCAAATTCGGGCTGGCGTTCTGTGAAGCCTCGGGCAAGTGTTTGATTCGCTGGACGGGGACGGACGAGGCGATGATCGAACTGGCTCGCCGGAACGCCCAAACTGTGGGCGCCGGACACAGCTTCATCATTTTTCTGGGCGATGGCTTTTACCCGATCAACGTCCTGAACACGATCAAGGCCGTGCCTGAGATATGCGGCGTTTTCTGCGCGACGGCCAACCCGGTGGAGGTCGTCATCGCCAAAACCGATCAAGGCCGGGGCATTCTCGGCGTGGTGGACGGGTTCTCGCCCAAAGGCATTGAAGGCGACGAGGACATTGCCTGGCGCAAAGGCTTCCTGCGGCAGATCGGCTACAAGTCATAG